The Agromyces hippuratus genome has a window encoding:
- a CDS encoding M23 family metallopeptidase — protein sequence MYRTTDRTPADGVRTSPVPAEAQAARSSGRRRTTQRLVAVVAIIAAALVGPVVAPQQSAFAASYPTWDELQAAKADTAAGAAAVEQITALIAELEVNVQVTRAEAERRTDELFVAQQQYDEAVLRAEQIQAQADASAAEALSAETNAGQVAAQLYRSGGGGDVGVNLFLDAGDAKATDELLSKLGSMEKMVERTSNIYDRAQEKKNTAEALSDQAEVAQAEREKLRIAAEAALVAAQEAQAAAEAALAESQTKKVELDAQLAFLKDAEAKTTAAYEEGERIRQEQERKRREEALRAGTPGTPASSGWAKPAWGGITGNYGPRSPICAGDGCSGSFHYAVDLGTGCDAPIYAANSGVVTFSGYSGTYGNFIQIDHGGGISTGYAHIRDGGRFVGSGEWVDAGQNIASSGTTGASTGCHLHFEVYRGGSRIDPEPFMADRGVYFG from the coding sequence ATGTACCGCACCACAGACCGAACACCCGCAGACGGCGTTCGAACGAGCCCGGTTCCCGCGGAAGCGCAGGCGGCGCGGAGTTCCGGCCGCCGGCGCACGACGCAGCGTCTCGTCGCCGTCGTCGCGATCATCGCCGCGGCGCTCGTCGGTCCGGTCGTCGCACCGCAGCAGTCCGCGTTCGCGGCGAGCTATCCCACGTGGGACGAGCTGCAGGCGGCGAAGGCCGACACCGCGGCCGGCGCGGCCGCGGTCGAGCAGATCACCGCGCTCATCGCCGAGCTCGAGGTGAACGTGCAGGTCACCCGCGCTGAGGCCGAGCGACGCACCGACGAGCTCTTCGTGGCACAGCAGCAGTACGACGAGGCCGTGCTCCGGGCCGAGCAGATCCAGGCGCAGGCCGATGCCTCCGCCGCGGAGGCGCTGTCGGCCGAGACGAACGCCGGCCAGGTCGCGGCACAGCTCTACCGTTCCGGTGGCGGCGGCGACGTCGGGGTCAACCTCTTCCTCGACGCGGGCGACGCGAAGGCGACCGACGAACTGCTCTCCAAGCTCGGCAGCATGGAGAAGATGGTCGAGCGAACCTCGAACATCTACGACCGTGCGCAGGAGAAGAAGAACACCGCGGAGGCGCTGAGCGATCAGGCCGAGGTCGCGCAGGCCGAGCGCGAGAAGCTGCGCATCGCCGCCGAGGCGGCGCTCGTCGCCGCGCAGGAGGCGCAGGCCGCCGCCGAGGCCGCCCTCGCCGAGTCGCAGACGAAGAAGGTCGAGCTCGACGCCCAGCTCGCATTCCTCAAGGACGCCGAGGCGAAGACCACGGCCGCCTACGAGGAGGGCGAGCGGATCCGGCAGGAGCAGGAGCGCAAGCGCCGCGAAGAGGCCCTGCGCGCCGGCACGCCGGGAACGCCGGCGTCGTCGGGATGGGCGAAGCCCGCGTGGGGCGGCATCACGGGCAACTACGGCCCCCGATCGCCCATCTGCGCCGGTGACGGGTGCTCCGGCTCGTTCCACTACGCCGTCGACCTCGGCACCGGCTGCGACGCGCCGATCTACGCCGCGAACAGCGGGGTGGTGACCTTCTCGGGCTACTCCGGCACCTACGGCAACTTCATCCAGATCGACCACGGCGGCGGCATCTCGACCGGCTACGCCCACATCCGCGACGGCGGCCGCTTCGTCGGTTCGGGCGAGTGGGTCGATGCCGGGCAGAACATCGCCTCGAGCGGCACGACGGGCGCCTCGACGGGGTGCCACCTGCACTTCGAGGTCTACCGCGGCGGCAGCCGCATCGATCCGGAGCCGTTCATGGCCGATCGGGGGGTCTACTTTGGCTGA
- a CDS encoding TetR/AcrR family transcriptional regulator, with protein sequence MASTGDALGRPTDVELTQRILDATIELLAEHGYPGLRIEHVAKLAGCGKNAVYRRFADKAELAAEALRSHGELGEMPDHGNVADDLLEHVLQNQANQVRAASGETPVGNNGWRVAFEPEVFPIIWERFFSHRRDQGIELILRGAARGELPADVDADLILDTLAGLTLFRQSIKGVPITPEQYRAMIAAVLASPPRGGDST encoded by the coding sequence ATGGCCAGCACCGGAGACGCACTCGGACGTCCGACCGACGTCGAACTGACCCAGCGCATCCTCGACGCGACCATCGAGCTGCTCGCGGAGCACGGCTACCCCGGCCTCCGCATCGAGCACGTGGCGAAGCTCGCCGGCTGCGGCAAGAACGCCGTGTACCGCCGATTCGCCGACAAGGCCGAGCTCGCCGCCGAGGCGCTGCGCAGCCACGGCGAGCTGGGCGAGATGCCCGACCACGGCAACGTGGCAGACGACCTGCTCGAGCACGTGCTGCAGAACCAAGCCAACCAAGTGCGCGCCGCGAGCGGCGAGACCCCGGTCGGCAACAACGGCTGGCGCGTCGCGTTCGAGCCCGAGGTGTTCCCCATCATCTGGGAACGCTTCTTCTCGCACCGGCGCGACCAGGGCATCGAGCTCATCCTCCGCGGCGCCGCCCGCGGCGAGCTGCCCGCCGATGTCGACGCCGACCTCATCCTCGACACGTTGGCCGGACTCACCCTGTTCCGGCAATCGATCAAGGGCGTTCCGATCACGCCCGAGCAGTACCGCGCCATGATCGCGGCCGTCCTCGCCTCGCCTCCCCGAGGCGGCGACTCCACCTGA
- a CDS encoding MFS transporter — translation MTDSPNPAVPAGRTSVRAIVGFLVFCELASGFVQGYYAPLLAAIADHLSVTDADITWFLTVQTLAAAVFVPLLSKLGDIFGHRRMLRIAVVAVLIGTLVTALVPNFTVVLIARVLIGPLAVWLPLEIALVHNRISGDSARKAIGMLVSFLTVGAILGTVASGVVSSVSPSLTVTLLVPCAFVLVSVYAVFFKVPESTTRANPHIDVLGFVGLAVAMVALLGGLRLASTEGFASPVTIGALGLAFAVFVAWVIWERRTPAPAVDVRLVASRALGPIYLTAFLFGMVMFGMQAPMTTFLAADPAVTGYGFAATPGLISAVIAVITLLATVGAATFAYLAKRIGIRAVLLIGAVLAGAGNFILAAFHSTLTEVWIASAVMGIGLGLLLGALPALLAELAPSDQTGIAAGVYNSLRTLGGAAAGAVFGLVLALWVAPGGEFAEIGGYVTVWVLCGLAFVGALVALAFLRVPDGRGTPAHAPAADEPAAEASAAV, via the coding sequence ATGACCGACTCCCCCAACCCCGCCGTCCCTGCGGGGCGCACCTCGGTGCGCGCCATCGTCGGGTTCCTCGTCTTCTGCGAACTCGCGAGCGGCTTCGTACAGGGCTACTACGCCCCGCTGCTCGCCGCGATCGCCGACCACCTCTCGGTCACCGATGCCGACATCACGTGGTTCCTCACCGTGCAGACGCTCGCGGCGGCCGTGTTCGTGCCCCTGCTCTCCAAGCTCGGCGATATCTTCGGCCACCGTCGCATGCTGCGCATCGCCGTGGTCGCCGTGCTGATCGGCACGCTCGTCACCGCATTGGTGCCGAACTTCACGGTCGTGCTCATCGCGCGTGTGCTCATCGGCCCGCTCGCCGTGTGGCTCCCGCTCGAGATCGCGCTCGTGCACAACCGCATCAGCGGCGACAGCGCACGCAAGGCGATCGGCATGCTCGTCTCCTTCCTCACCGTCGGCGCGATCCTCGGCACCGTCGCCTCGGGTGTGGTGAGCAGCGTGTCGCCCTCGCTGACCGTCACGCTCCTCGTGCCCTGCGCATTCGTGCTGGTCAGCGTGTACGCCGTGTTCTTCAAGGTGCCGGAGTCGACGACCCGGGCCAACCCGCACATCGACGTGCTCGGCTTCGTCGGCCTCGCGGTCGCGATGGTCGCACTCCTCGGCGGACTGCGACTCGCCTCCACCGAGGGCTTCGCCTCACCCGTCACGATCGGCGCGCTCGGCCTCGCCTTCGCCGTCTTCGTCGCCTGGGTGATCTGGGAGCGCCGCACGCCCGCCCCCGCGGTCGATGTGCGACTCGTGGCATCCCGCGCACTCGGCCCGATCTACCTCACCGCGTTCCTCTTCGGCATGGTGATGTTCGGCATGCAGGCGCCGATGACGACATTCCTCGCAGCAGACCCTGCCGTCACCGGCTACGGCTTCGCGGCCACGCCCGGCCTGATCTCCGCGGTCATCGCCGTCATCACCCTGCTGGCGACCGTCGGGGCCGCGACGTTCGCGTACCTCGCCAAGCGCATCGGCATCCGGGCCGTGCTCCTCATCGGCGCCGTGCTCGCCGGCGCCGGCAACTTCATCCTCGCCGCGTTCCACAGCACGCTCACCGAGGTCTGGATCGCCTCCGCCGTCATGGGCATCGGCCTGGGCCTGCTCCTCGGCGCGCTGCCCGCGCTGCTCGCCGAACTCGCGCCGAGCGACCAGACCGGCATCGCGGCCGGCGTCTACAATTCGCTGCGCACGCTCGGCGGGGCGGCGGCCGGCGCCGTCTTCGGCCTCGTGCTCGCCCTCTGGGTGGCGCCGGGCGGCGAGTTCGCCGAGATCGGCGGCTACGTCACCGTCTGGGTGCTGTGCGGCCTCGCCTTCGTCGGTGCGCTCGTCGCACTCGCGTTCCTGCGGGTGCCCGATGGGCGCGGCACCCCCGCACACGCGCCCGCCGCCGACGAGCCCGCCGCCGAGGCATCCGCCGCCGTCTGA
- a CDS encoding M20 metallopeptidase family protein: MAHGAEILPDLVALRRRLHAEPELGLDLPATQQKVLEALEGLGLEITLGERLTSITAVLRGGRPGPTVLLRGDMDALPVAEKAELDYAATNGNMHACGHDLHTAGLVGAAKLLAARREELAGNVLFMFQPGEEGFGGAKIMLEEGLLEASGEKPIAAFAIHVAPGPRGVFVSRPGTIAAGSNQLRITVHGRGGHGSQPHQTIDPVPVAAELVLALQTFVTRRFDAFDPVILSVTKLDAGDAVNVIPETASLAATVRTLSAASLERLQRELPTLVNGIAGAHGCTAELEFVVQYPVTVNDAASTEGALAELRAQFGEQRVVEMPTPMMGSEDFSFVLDEVPGTFVALTTSPVGTDLSTVEWNHSPRVVFDDGVLGDQAAALAQLAWATLESAG; encoded by the coding sequence ATCGCCCACGGCGCCGAGATCCTCCCCGATCTCGTTGCCCTGCGTCGCCGCCTGCACGCCGAGCCCGAGCTCGGACTCGATCTCCCCGCGACGCAGCAGAAGGTGCTCGAGGCCCTCGAGGGGCTGGGCCTCGAGATCACCCTCGGCGAGCGCCTCACGTCGATCACCGCCGTGCTCCGCGGCGGCCGACCGGGCCCGACCGTGCTGCTGCGCGGCGACATGGACGCGCTGCCCGTCGCCGAGAAGGCCGAACTCGACTACGCCGCGACGAACGGCAACATGCACGCGTGCGGACACGACCTGCACACGGCGGGCCTCGTCGGTGCGGCGAAGCTCCTCGCCGCCCGCCGCGAGGAGCTCGCCGGCAACGTGCTCTTCATGTTCCAGCCCGGCGAGGAGGGCTTCGGCGGCGCGAAGATCATGCTCGAGGAAGGGCTGCTCGAGGCCTCCGGCGAGAAGCCGATCGCGGCGTTCGCGATCCATGTCGCACCCGGCCCGCGCGGCGTGTTCGTCTCTCGGCCTGGAACCATCGCTGCCGGATCGAATCAGTTGCGCATCACGGTGCACGGCCGCGGCGGCCACGGCTCGCAGCCCCACCAGACGATCGACCCCGTGCCCGTCGCCGCTGAACTGGTGCTCGCCCTGCAGACCTTCGTGACCCGCCGCTTCGACGCATTCGACCCGGTCATCCTCTCGGTCACGAAGCTCGACGCCGGCGACGCCGTCAACGTGATCCCCGAGACGGCCTCGCTCGCCGCGACCGTGCGCACGCTCTCGGCGGCGTCGCTCGAACGCCTCCAGCGGGAACTTCCGACCCTCGTGAACGGCATCGCCGGCGCACACGGCTGCACCGCCGAACTCGAGTTCGTGGTGCAGTACCCGGTGACGGTCAACGATGCGGCGAGCACCGAAGGCGCACTCGCCGAGCTCCGGGCGCAGTTCGGCGAGCAGCGCGTCGTGGAGATGCCCACGCCCATGATGGGTTCCGAGGACTTCTCGTTCGTGCTCGACGAGGTGCCGGGCACGTTCGTGGCCCTGACGACGTCACCGGTCGGCACCGACCTGTCGACGGTCGAATGGAACCACTCGCCGCGCGTCGTGTTCGACGACGGGGTGCTCGGCGATCAGGCCGCCGCCCTCGCGCAGCTCGCCTGGGCGACGCTCGAGTCGGCGGGCTGA
- a CDS encoding DMT family transporter, translated as MSTGVLLAVLGAALLHGSWNAIAKAIPARLVSSALIGLVYLVVGAVGCILLPLPPREVWPYLLISAAVQTLYLVLLTAAYAKSEFGRTYPLTRGIAVLGITLVSTMFLGERMAPAQIAGVAVVAIALFALSWSPKGRSGPAGTLMAVAVGITITAYSVIDGIGVRMSGEPFGYASWLFLIQGITIPLVCFLLARDRREMLVGLREHAPMGALGGILSLAAYTIVVWAQSLAPLAVVSALRETGVLAAGVIGYFVFREPFSKWRVTATVVAVSGIVAIRLGG; from the coding sequence GTGAGCACCGGCGTCCTGCTCGCCGTGCTCGGCGCGGCCCTGCTGCACGGCAGCTGGAACGCGATCGCCAAGGCGATCCCCGCGCGGCTCGTCTCGTCGGCGCTGATCGGGCTCGTCTACCTGGTGGTGGGGGCGGTCGGATGCATCCTCCTTCCGCTCCCGCCGCGAGAGGTCTGGCCGTACCTGCTGATCTCGGCGGCCGTGCAGACGCTCTACCTGGTGCTGCTCACGGCGGCGTACGCGAAGTCGGAGTTCGGCCGCACGTACCCGCTGACCCGCGGCATCGCCGTGCTCGGCATCACGCTGGTCTCGACGATGTTCCTGGGCGAGCGCATGGCGCCCGCCCAGATCGCCGGGGTCGCCGTCGTGGCGATCGCGCTGTTCGCGCTGTCGTGGTCGCCCAAGGGCCGCAGCGGACCGGCGGGCACGCTCATGGCCGTCGCGGTGGGCATCACGATCACCGCGTACTCGGTGATCGACGGCATCGGGGTGCGCATGTCGGGGGAGCCGTTCGGCTACGCGTCGTGGCTGTTCCTCATCCAGGGCATCACGATCCCGCTGGTCTGCTTCCTGCTCGCGCGCGACCGCCGCGAGATGCTGGTCGGCTTGCGCGAGCACGCGCCGATGGGCGCGCTCGGCGGCATCCTCTCGCTCGCCGCCTACACGATCGTCGTCTGGGCGCAGTCGCTCGCGCCGCTCGCGGTGGTCTCCGCGCTGCGTGAGACCGGTGTGCTCGCGGCCGGGGTGATCGGCTACTTCGTCTTCCGCGAGCCGTTCAGCAAGTGGCGAGTCACGGCGACGGTCGTCGCGGTCTCGGGGATCGTCGCGATCCGGCTCGGCGGGTGA
- a CDS encoding alpha-galactosidase — translation MTGTPHFGVVMRADGVALVLDLRDGGLPAIVHWGADCGELDARAYIDLAEAGVMPVGASEVDVPVRIAILPEHARGWMGRPGLSGSRAGAAWSPRWSVTAATLDGAELSEASGTVVNHGAGTVVVTAVDEAAELSLTLTVELSGAGIVRTRAALQNLAAETYQLDDLMLCLPTPAIASEVLDFAGRWSGERAPQRRAMAIGSHRREGRRGRTGLDAATILSVGTPGFGFANGEVWGIHTAWSGNHVHQVERVLSGEQLLGGGELLLPGEVRLAQGEGYESPWVYGIYGVGLDDSARRMHRHLRARPQHPRSIRPVTLNVWEAVYFDHDLETLLGLADKAAEVGIERFVLDDGWFGGRRNDRAGLGDWTVSSEVWPNGLHPLVDRVRGLGMEFGLWFEPEMVNIDSDLAREHPEWIMATGDRLPVESRHQQVLNLGIPEAYDHVRDAMCAILDEYDIAYIKWDHNRDLVDAGTQPLGRPGVHEQTLAYYRLVDELKSRYPDLEIESCSSGGGRVDLAALDRTDRVWVSDNNDPIDRQQINRWTTQLVPPELMGNHIASGASHTTNRLHALSFRAVTALFGHLGVEWDLRHASEAELAELGGWIELHKANRELLHGGELVRLDHPDASLSLNGVVAADGSAGLFAFVSMWRAPVASPGRIRLPGLLPTARYRVEPALVGGLPHGADTAPWWELGPIEMSGAVLGSAGVVMPALRPEQAVLLRAERVDEVDGGTTGSRTA, via the coding sequence ATGACTGGCACCCCCCACTTCGGCGTGGTGATGCGAGCCGATGGCGTCGCGCTCGTGCTCGACCTCCGAGACGGCGGGCTGCCCGCGATCGTGCACTGGGGCGCCGACTGCGGCGAGCTCGACGCACGTGCGTACATCGACCTCGCAGAAGCCGGTGTGATGCCGGTCGGCGCGAGCGAGGTGGACGTGCCGGTGCGCATCGCGATCCTCCCCGAGCACGCGCGCGGGTGGATGGGACGCCCGGGCCTGAGCGGCTCGCGTGCCGGTGCGGCGTGGTCGCCGCGCTGGAGCGTGACGGCGGCGACGCTCGACGGCGCCGAGCTCTCCGAGGCATCCGGAACCGTCGTGAACCACGGCGCGGGAACGGTCGTCGTCACCGCGGTCGACGAGGCGGCCGAGCTCTCGCTCACCCTGACGGTCGAGCTCAGCGGAGCCGGCATCGTCCGCACCCGCGCCGCACTGCAGAACCTCGCCGCCGAGACCTACCAGCTCGACGACCTCATGCTCTGCCTGCCGACGCCCGCCATCGCGAGCGAGGTGCTCGACTTCGCCGGGCGCTGGTCGGGCGAGCGGGCACCGCAGCGTCGTGCGATGGCCATCGGCTCGCACCGGCGCGAAGGCCGTCGCGGCCGCACCGGACTCGATGCGGCGACGATCCTCTCGGTCGGCACGCCGGGCTTCGGGTTCGCGAACGGCGAGGTCTGGGGCATCCACACGGCATGGTCGGGCAACCACGTGCACCAGGTCGAGCGGGTGCTGAGCGGCGAGCAGCTGCTCGGCGGCGGTGAGCTCCTGCTGCCCGGCGAGGTACGGCTCGCGCAGGGCGAGGGCTATGAGAGCCCCTGGGTGTACGGCATCTACGGCGTCGGCCTCGACGACTCGGCCAGGCGGATGCACCGGCACCTCCGTGCCCGCCCGCAGCACCCGCGATCGATCCGGCCCGTGACGCTCAACGTCTGGGAGGCGGTGTACTTCGATCACGATCTCGAGACGCTCCTCGGCCTCGCAGACAAGGCGGCCGAGGTCGGCATCGAACGCTTCGTGCTCGACGACGGATGGTTCGGCGGTCGCCGCAACGATCGTGCTGGCCTCGGCGACTGGACCGTCTCGAGCGAGGTGTGGCCGAACGGGCTGCACCCGCTCGTCGACCGGGTGCGCGGCCTCGGCATGGAGTTCGGACTGTGGTTCGAGCCCGAGATGGTGAACATCGACTCCGACCTCGCTCGGGAGCACCCCGAGTGGATCATGGCGACGGGCGACCGGCTGCCCGTGGAGTCGCGCCACCAGCAGGTGCTGAACCTCGGCATCCCCGAGGCGTACGACCACGTGCGCGACGCGATGTGCGCGATCCTCGACGAGTACGACATCGCGTACATCAAGTGGGACCACAACCGCGACCTGGTCGACGCGGGCACGCAGCCGCTCGGCCGCCCCGGGGTGCACGAGCAGACGCTCGCGTACTACCGGCTCGTCGACGAGCTGAAGTCGCGCTACCCCGATCTCGAGATCGAGTCCTGCTCGTCGGGCGGCGGGCGCGTCGACCTGGCGGCACTCGATCGCACCGACCGCGTCTGGGTCTCCGACAACAACGACCCGATCGACCGTCAGCAGATCAACCGGTGGACGACCCAGCTGGTGCCGCCCGAGCTCATGGGCAACCACATCGCCTCGGGCGCCTCGCACACGACGAACCGCCTGCACGCGCTCTCGTTCCGCGCCGTCACGGCCCTCTTCGGCCACCTCGGCGTGGAGTGGGACCTGCGACACGCGAGCGAGGCCGAGCTCGCCGAGCTCGGGGGATGGATCGAACTGCACAAGGCGAACCGCGAACTGCTGCACGGCGGCGAGCTCGTGCGCCTCGACCACCCCGACGCCTCGCTCTCGCTCAACGGCGTCGTCGCGGCCGACGGATCCGCCGGACTGTTCGCGTTCGTGTCGATGTGGCGCGCGCCGGTGGCGAGTCCCGGACGCATCCGCCTGCCCGGCCTGCTCCCGACGGCGCGGTACCGGGTCGAGCCCGCGCTCGTCGGCGGGCTCCCGCACGGGGCCGACACCGCCCCGTGGTGGGAGCTCGGGCCGATCGAGATGAGCGGTGCCGTGCTCGGCTCCGCCGGCGTCGTGATGCCGGCGCTCCGACCCGAACAGGCGGTGCTGCTGCGCGCCGAGCGCGTCGACGAGGTCGACGGGGGCACCACGGGCAGCCGCACCGCGTGA
- a CDS encoding LacI family DNA-binding transcriptional regulator codes for MSAQTVSRVANGQSNVRPSTRERVQASMQALGYRPNSAARNLKSGRFRSIGFVTFNLATLGNERTLNAVAEASEAAGYTTTLLPVMDPTQLDVAGAFGRLEEQAVDGIILVMSSEVGSLDELGITAGLPLVIVDSDANLPYTIVDTDQEQGAKIALQHLLELGHRDIVHISGPADSFSSRRRADAYRQTMAYAGLPGRPVLVGDWSAASGLALARELFAAEDRPTAIFASNDQMALGVMHAIHERGWSVPGDISVVGFDDSEEASVYWPALTTVHQNFDQVGRHATTLLLSLIDGEPNTKQKILITTRLVVRDSTGPAPTA; via the coding sequence GTGTCGGCACAGACCGTCTCGCGGGTCGCGAACGGCCAGAGCAATGTGCGCCCGTCCACGCGCGAGCGGGTGCAGGCCTCGATGCAGGCCCTCGGGTACCGCCCCAACAGTGCCGCGCGCAACCTGAAGTCGGGCCGGTTCCGCAGCATCGGCTTCGTCACCTTCAACCTCGCCACCCTCGGCAACGAGCGCACGCTGAACGCCGTCGCCGAGGCATCCGAGGCCGCCGGCTACACGACCACGCTGCTGCCGGTCATGGACCCGACGCAGCTCGACGTCGCGGGCGCTTTCGGCCGCCTCGAGGAGCAGGCCGTCGACGGCATCATCCTCGTGATGTCCTCGGAGGTCGGCTCGCTCGACGAACTGGGCATCACCGCCGGCCTCCCGCTCGTGATCGTCGACTCCGACGCGAACCTGCCCTACACGATCGTCGACACCGACCAGGAGCAGGGCGCGAAGATCGCCCTGCAGCACCTGCTCGAACTGGGGCACCGCGACATCGTGCACATCTCGGGCCCGGCGGACTCGTTCTCGTCGCGCCGCCGCGCCGACGCCTACCGGCAGACGATGGCCTACGCCGGCCTTCCGGGCCGCCCCGTGCTCGTCGGCGACTGGAGTGCGGCCTCGGGTCTCGCCCTGGCACGCGAACTGTTCGCCGCCGAGGACCGACCGACGGCGATCTTCGCCAGCAACGACCAGATGGCCCTCGGCGTGATGCACGCGATCCACGAACGCGGCTGGAGCGTGCCCGGCGACATCAGCGTGGTCGGCTTCGACGACAGCGAAGAGGCATCCGTCTACTGGCCCGCGCTCACCACCGTGCACCAGAACTTCGACCAGGTCGGCCGTCACGCCACGACCCTGCTGCTCTCGCTCATCGACGGCGAGCCCAACACGAAGCAGAAGATCCTGATCACGACGCGTCTCGTCGTGCGCGACAGCACCGGCCCCGCGCCGACGGCCTGA
- a CDS encoding glycoside hydrolase family 35 protein — translation MPTFSIGDTDFLLDGAPHRVLAGALHYFRVHPDQWSDRIRKARLMGLNTIETYVPWNEHAPTRGEFRTSGQLDLARFLDLVHAEGMHAIVRPGPYICAEWHDGGLPSWLVADEAIVLRSHDAAYLDAVGEYLDAVYAIVQPRQIQHGGPVILVQIENEYGAYGADKDYLRRLTELTRAHGIDVPLTTVDQPLEQMLERGSLDELHRTGSFGSRVGERLATLRRHQPTGPLMCSEFWCGWFDSWGEIHHTTSAGDSARELDELLAAGASVNVYMFHGGTNFAFTAGANDKGTYRPIATSYDYDAPLAEDGTPTEKYWRFREVIAKYAPVSDEVPAERADAPELDVRLDRSASLWSMPIIASQPFDHLPVAAEFDSTRGFACYSTRIDHGGLLAFGEVRDRAQVFLDGALVGVLDRELHERVLPLPADARGELTVLVENLGGVNYGPRLGEAKGLIAPATLDGVPLTEWSAGSIALDDLEPVRAVLAAESIAEPAAGGAAPLSGPVFASGTFTLAEPADLQLALPGWVKGVVWVNGVNLGRYWSRGPQRTMYVPAPVVRAGENELVVFETVGAAAAAVRFVARPELGPTEA, via the coding sequence ATGCCCACCTTCTCCATCGGTGACACCGACTTCCTCCTCGACGGCGCGCCCCACCGCGTGCTCGCCGGCGCGTTGCACTACTTCCGGGTGCACCCCGACCAATGGAGCGATCGCATCCGCAAGGCCCGGCTCATGGGGCTCAACACCATCGAGACGTACGTGCCGTGGAACGAGCACGCCCCGACGCGCGGCGAGTTCCGCACCTCCGGGCAGCTCGACCTGGCACGCTTCCTCGACCTCGTGCACGCCGAGGGCATGCACGCGATCGTGCGCCCCGGCCCCTACATCTGCGCCGAATGGCACGACGGCGGTCTGCCCTCCTGGCTCGTCGCCGACGAGGCGATCGTGCTGCGCTCGCACGACGCCGCGTACCTCGACGCCGTCGGCGAGTACCTCGATGCGGTCTACGCCATCGTGCAGCCGCGTCAGATCCAGCACGGCGGACCCGTGATCCTCGTGCAGATCGAGAACGAGTACGGCGCGTACGGCGCCGACAAGGACTACCTGCGCCGCCTCACCGAGCTGACGCGCGCACACGGCATCGACGTGCCGCTGACCACCGTCGACCAGCCGCTCGAGCAGATGCTCGAGCGCGGCAGTCTCGACGAGCTGCACCGCACCGGCTCCTTCGGCTCGCGCGTGGGGGAGCGGCTCGCCACCCTGCGCCGCCACCAGCCGACCGGGCCGCTCATGTGCTCCGAGTTCTGGTGCGGGTGGTTCGACAGCTGGGGCGAGATCCACCACACGACCTCGGCGGGGGACTCGGCGCGCGAGCTCGACGAGCTGCTCGCGGCCGGGGCATCCGTCAACGTCTACATGTTCCACGGCGGCACGAACTTCGCCTTCACCGCCGGCGCGAACGACAAGGGCACCTACCGCCCGATCGCGACGTCGTACGACTACGACGCACCGCTCGCCGAAGACGGCACGCCGACCGAGAAGTACTGGCGATTCCGCGAGGTGATCGCGAAGTACGCGCCCGTTTCCGACGAGGTGCCGGCTGAGCGAGCGGATGCCCCGGAGCTCGACGTGCGCCTCGACCGCAGCGCTTCGCTGTGGTCCATGCCGATCATCGCCTCGCAGCCCTTCGACCACCTGCCCGTCGCAGCGGAGTTCGATTCGACGCGCGGCTTCGCGTGCTACTCGACGCGCATCGACCACGGCGGACTGCTCGCCTTCGGCGAGGTGCGCGACCGGGCACAGGTCTTCCTCGACGGTGCACTCGTCGGCGTACTCGACCGAGAACTCCACGAGCGGGTGCTGCCGTTGCCCGCCGACGCGAGGGGCGAGCTCACCGTGCTCGTCGAGAACCTCGGCGGCGTGAACTACGGCCCCCGGCTCGGCGAGGCCAAGGGGCTCATCGCGCCGGCGACCCTCGACGGCGTGCCGCTCACCGAATGGTCGGCGGGATCGATCGCCCTCGACGACCTCGAACCCGTTCGCGCGGTGCTCGCGGCCGAGTCGATCGCCGAGCCGGCGGCAGGCGGCGCCGCGCCGCTGTCGGGCCCGGTCTTCGCGAGCGGCACGTTCACGCTCGCCGAGCCCGCCGACCTGCAGCTCGCGCTGCCGGGGTGGGTCAAGGGCGTCGTGTGGGTCAACGGCGTGAACCTCGGCCGCTACTGGAGCCGGGGCCCGCAGCGCACGATGTACGTGCCCGCGCCCGTCGTGCGCGCCGGCGAGAACGAGCTGGTCGTGTTCGAGACCGTCGGCGCGGCAGCGGCGGCAGTTCGCTTCGTCGCACGCCCCGAACTCGGCCCGACCGAAGCGTGA